A single window of Desulfovibrio sp. G11 DNA harbors:
- the abc-f gene encoding ribosomal protection-like ABC-F family protein, translating to MALISISSLDFAHPGGLQIFDNVSLQLDTGWKLGLIGRNGRGKTTFLKLLCGEYPHRGSIHTPVEMDYFPFAVKNTEQSGLDVARNICAGLEEWRLEREASLLELSLEALTRPFRTLSGGEATKLLLASLFLRGNNFLLIDEPTSHLDIKARRIVGTYLQAKKGFILVSHDRVLLDGCIDHVLSINRAGIELQRGNFSSWQTDRERRDQQELANNSRLKKEIARLEESARRSADWSRAAEKGKFGKGPVDRGFIGHKAAKMMQRAKTVESRRSKAADEKKQLLRNLENDAPLSMRLQTFHSRRLAECRSLSFSYGDVPVLRKISFSIMSGERLALSGRNGSGKSTLLKLLARKLTEFQGTMYLPGGLRISYVPQDASFLAGSLKDFTRKRGIDESLFRAVLHRFGFERSQFSTDMSGFSAGQKKKALLAASLCEEAHLYLWDEPLNYIDVISRVQIENLILEYQPSMVLVEHDQMFLERVATETLHLSPVDG from the coding sequence ATGGCTTTGATCAGTATTTCCAGTCTTGATTTTGCCCACCCCGGGGGATTGCAGATTTTTGACAACGTGTCTTTGCAGCTTGATACGGGCTGGAAGCTTGGCCTGATCGGCAGAAACGGACGCGGTAAAACCACGTTTTTGAAGCTACTGTGTGGTGAATACCCGCATCGCGGCTCTATTCATACGCCGGTGGAGATGGATTATTTTCCCTTTGCCGTGAAAAATACGGAGCAGAGTGGTCTGGATGTGGCCCGAAACATCTGTGCAGGCCTGGAGGAGTGGCGGCTGGAGCGAGAGGCCTCGTTGCTGGAGCTTTCTCTTGAAGCACTTACACGGCCGTTTCGGACGCTAAGCGGTGGTGAAGCCACCAAGCTTCTGCTGGCGTCGCTGTTTTTGCGAGGAAATAATTTTCTGCTTATTGACGAGCCCACCAGTCATCTGGATATCAAGGCGCGCCGGATAGTTGGAACGTACTTGCAGGCCAAGAAAGGCTTTATCCTGGTTTCGCACGACCGGGTTCTTCTGGACGGCTGCATTGACCATGTATTGTCCATTAACCGTGCAGGAATAGAGCTACAGCGCGGCAACTTCAGTTCGTGGCAGACTGATCGCGAACGGCGGGATCAACAGGAACTGGCGAACAACAGCAGGCTCAAAAAAGAGATAGCACGGCTGGAGGAAAGTGCCAGGCGCAGTGCCGACTGGTCGCGAGCGGCCGAAAAAGGCAAATTCGGCAAGGGGCCGGTGGACCGTGGGTTTATTGGACACAAAGCGGCCAAGATGATGCAGCGGGCCAAAACCGTGGAATCCCGGCGCAGTAAGGCTGCGGATGAAAAAAAACAGCTTTTGCGTAACCTGGAGAATGATGCTCCACTGTCCATGCGGCTCCAGACGTTTCACAGCAGGCGCCTTGCAGAGTGCCGGAGCCTGTCTTTCAGCTATGGCGATGTGCCTGTGCTGCGGAAGATTTCGTTTAGCATCATGAGCGGAGAGCGTTTGGCGCTGTCCGGTAGGAACGGCAGTGGAAAATCCACGTTGCTGAAGCTTTTGGCCCGGAAATTGACGGAATTTCAGGGAACCATGTATCTTCCCGGCGGTTTGCGCATCTCCTACGTCCCGCAGGATGCCTCCTTTCTGGCCGGGAGCCTGAAAGACTTCACCCGTAAACGGGGTATTGATGAAAGCCTGTTCCGGGCGGTGCTGCACCGCTTCGGTTTTGAACGAAGCCAGTTTAGTACAGATATGAGCGGGTTCAGCGCCGGTCAGAAAAAGAAAGCGCTTCTTGCAGCAAGTCTTTGCGAAGAGGCACATTTGTATCTTTGGGATGAGCCGCTGAACTATATCGATGTGATTTCACGGGTGCAGATAGAAAACCTGATCCTGGAATATCAGCCGAGCATGGTACTGGTTGAACATGATCAGATGTTTCTGGAGCGTGTAGCCACGGAGACGCTGCACCTCTCGCCTGTTGACGGATAG
- a CDS encoding phospholipase D family nuclease has translation MKLKTSILPLLALVLALAFSAGPARAAQTEAKAYFAPNGGIREAVIDHINRAEKSIHILSYYFSEPGIAKALPRAAGRGVKVEAVLDAKGGNKDKNPYLAGQLKDAGAAVYMDSDHKTMHNKVMIYDGKTVQTGSYNLRKGVDKKNAENVLFITSEDVAAQYLKDFQLHKAHSRPY, from the coding sequence ATGAAGTTGAAAACATCAATCCTGCCGCTGCTTGCCCTTGTTCTGGCTCTGGCGTTCTCAGCAGGTCCGGCCCGGGCCGCGCAGACAGAGGCCAAGGCGTACTTTGCCCCGAACGGAGGCATCCGGGAAGCGGTCATCGATCATATTAACAGGGCTGAAAAATCCATTCACATCCTGTCCTACTATTTTTCTGAGCCTGGCATAGCCAAGGCCCTGCCCAGGGCCGCCGGACGCGGCGTAAAGGTGGAGGCTGTGCTTGACGCCAAGGGGGGCAACAAGGACAAAAATCCCTATCTGGCAGGACAGCTCAAGGATGCCGGAGCGGCCGTTTATATGGATAGTGACCACAAGACCATGCACAACAAGGTTATGATATATGACGGAAAAACAGTGCAGACAGGCAGCTACAACCTGCGCAAGGGTGTGGACAAGAAAAATGCGGAGAATGTGCTGTTCATCACCTCGGAAGACGTGGCCGCGCAGTATCTGAAAGACTTTCAGCTGCACAAGGCCCACTCGCGTCCGTACTGA
- a CDS encoding HdeA/HdeB family chaperone: MKKVLVLCCLLLGLPLAAQADNEKIAPDAFICAELVTIPMTDGGQPPIFEALQVDGYASAGLGDTVAHPEILAPILTEVYTYCQAKPTDKVADVWAKVRKAQPTPGKGTWQADKTTCKDYNDDPDNGSGFVIWLDGYNRGKNKTQASILENDDTLKAFLDACAKQPDALMLDVLAKSAK, encoded by the coding sequence ATGAAGAAAGTTCTTGTTCTCTGTTGCCTGCTGCTTGGCCTGCCTCTGGCGGCCCAGGCCGACAACGAAAAGATCGCCCCTGATGCCTTCATTTGTGCCGAGCTTGTGACCATCCCCATGACGGACGGCGGCCAGCCTCCCATTTTTGAGGCGTTGCAGGTCGATGGCTACGCCAGTGCCGGACTGGGCGATACCGTGGCCCACCCTGAAATTCTGGCTCCCATCCTTACGGAAGTGTATACCTATTGCCAGGCCAAACCCACCGACAAGGTGGCCGACGTATGGGCCAAGGTCCGCAAGGCACAGCCCACGCCCGGCAAGGGAACCTGGCAGGCGGATAAAACTACCTGCAAGGACTACAATGACGACCCTGACAACGGCAGCGGCTTTGTCATCTGGCTGGACGGGTACAACAGGGGCAAAAACAAAACCCAGGCCTCCATTCTGGAAAATGACGATACCCTCAAGGCATTTCTGGACGCCTGCGCCAAGCAGCCCGATGCCCTGATGCTGGACGTGCTGGCAAAAAGCGCCAAGTAG
- a CDS encoding ABC transporter ATP-binding protein: protein MLEAIDIVKSYSAGGVSAPVLRGVNLHIEQGEFVAVTGRSGSGKSTLLNVLSTLTEPDSGQVLFEGADLRAMREKQRDHLRNSAFAMIFQAHHLMPYLTVMENVLLPGANSFRGIPEELRRRASACLERVGLEHKKDSLPSSLSGGEQQRVAIARGLAAAPRVLFADEPTGSLDMATGDAIMQLLQELNSEGLTIVMVTHNPDYAALAGRSVHMLEGSMGQAPTPALAVDRRAPVGNGRTSLSPREFS, encoded by the coding sequence ATGCTTGAAGCAATTGACATAGTCAAATCATATAGCGCAGGCGGCGTGTCTGCCCCGGTGCTGCGCGGCGTGAACCTGCACATTGAGCAGGGAGAATTTGTAGCAGTCACAGGCCGTTCAGGTTCGGGTAAATCCACCCTGCTCAACGTGCTTTCCACCCTGACAGAGCCTGACAGCGGACAGGTGCTTTTTGAGGGGGCCGATTTGCGCGCCATGCGCGAAAAACAGCGTGACCATTTGCGTAACAGTGCCTTTGCCATGATTTTTCAGGCGCATCACCTTATGCCCTATCTTACGGTGATGGAAAATGTGCTGCTGCCCGGGGCCAACAGCTTTCGCGGCATACCGGAAGAACTGCGTCGCAGGGCATCTGCCTGCCTGGAGCGGGTGGGGCTGGAACACAAAAAAGACAGCCTGCCCTCATCCCTTTCCGGTGGCGAACAGCAGCGTGTAGCCATTGCCCGCGGCCTTGCCGCCGCACCGCGTGTGCTTTTTGCCGACGAGCCTACCGGCAGCCTGGACATGGCTACCGGCGATGCCATCATGCAACTTTTGCAGGAGCTGAACAGCGAAGGCCTGACCATCGTCATGGTCACCCATAACCCGGACTATGCCGCGCTGGCCGGCCGCAGTGTGCACATGCTGGAAGGCAGTATGGGGCAGGCCCCCACACCGGCATTGGCAGTTGACAGACGCGCCCCTGTAGGTAATGGAAGAACTAGTCTTTCACCAAGGGAGTTTTCATGA
- a CDS encoding ABC transporter permease, with protein sequence MNIVTIPLRCLRQKWGRSAALLSVFLLGVAAITALNNVSSSVAEGFEKKLSAYGANIAITPKRESLQISYGGIPLGNALVDSGHIPLAGTLRAIADIPLKDRISVVAPKLAGLTSFAARADAPAALVPLVGVDFSSELDLKQFWRVQGAIPGIGNMHAPDPLMRRMEQEHARHTATTGADAKPAGVMTAMAGTPPEGHGMSSHEEHAADSQPPAGAGGTFSAEHRLLAGASLARRLNLAPGQTVLLSGEPFLVEGVLQPTGSDDDSVLFAPIGMAQQLFNAPDAASFIEVAALCSGCPIEDIVSELEAALPGQDIRALRQVVAQRMYSISFAQNMALVVTVVILFSACVMVVMSMLVSVNERRKEIGLLRAVGFSRQAVFFIFAAEALVIGFLAGAFGYTAGYLAGGKVLAAMQIEAAAYPAFSLTAMFGYGLLAGSLAVLAAAFPACKAARANPAAALTSL encoded by the coding sequence ATGAACATCGTCACCATCCCCCTGCGCTGCCTGCGGCAGAAATGGGGGCGCTCCGCCGCCCTGCTCTCGGTTTTTCTTCTTGGCGTGGCTGCCATTACGGCACTCAACAATGTTTCTTCTTCCGTAGCCGAAGGCTTTGAAAAAAAGCTCAGCGCCTACGGGGCCAATATCGCCATCACGCCCAAGCGTGAAAGCCTGCAGATATCCTATGGCGGCATCCCGCTGGGCAACGCGCTGGTAGACAGCGGACACATCCCCCTGGCCGGAACACTGCGCGCCATCGCGGACATCCCTCTCAAGGACAGGATATCCGTTGTGGCCCCAAAGCTCGCCGGGCTGACCTCGTTTGCCGCACGGGCCGATGCCCCCGCCGCCCTTGTACCGCTTGTGGGCGTGGACTTTTCCAGCGAGCTTGATCTCAAGCAGTTCTGGCGCGTACAGGGGGCCATCCCCGGTATCGGGAACATGCATGCCCCGGATCCGCTCATGCGCCGCATGGAGCAAGAACACGCCCGCCACACAGCCACAACGGGCGCCGACGCAAAGCCTGCGGGCGTCATGACCGCAATGGCGGGCACCCCGCCTGAAGGGCATGGCATGTCCAGCCACGAAGAACACGCCGCAGACAGCCAGCCTCCCGCAGGAGCAGGCGGAACATTTTCTGCTGAACACCGCTTGCTGGCCGGGGCGTCTCTTGCACGGCGCCTGAACCTTGCCCCGGGGCAGACCGTTCTGCTCAGCGGCGAGCCTTTTCTGGTTGAGGGGGTGCTTCAGCCCACAGGCAGCGATGATGACAGCGTGCTTTTTGCGCCCATCGGCATGGCACAGCAGCTTTTCAATGCGCCCGATGCCGCCAGCTTTATCGAGGTGGCCGCGCTCTGCTCCGGTTGCCCCATTGAAGACATCGTGAGCGAACTGGAAGCCGCCCTGCCGGGACAGGACATCCGCGCTCTGCGGCAGGTGGTGGCGCAGCGCATGTATTCCATATCCTTTGCCCAGAACATGGCCCTTGTGGTCACAGTGGTCATTCTTTTTTCCGCCTGTGTGATGGTGGTCATGTCCATGCTTGTTTCCGTCAACGAGCGGCGCAAAGAAATCGGCCTGCTCCGCGCTGTGGGTTTTTCTCGCCAGGCGGTCTTTTTTATTTTCGCGGCTGAAGCCCTCGTCATCGGTTTTCTGGCAGGCGCCTTCGGCTATACAGCCGGATATCTGGCAGGGGGCAAGGTTCTGGCCGCCATGCAGATTGAAGCCGCCGCCTATCCGGCCTTTTCCCTGACCGCCATGTTCGGCTACGGCCTGCTTGCCGGAAGCCTGGCGGTGCTTGCCGCCGCCTTTCCCGCCTGCAAGGCCGCCCGCGCCAATCCGGCGGCAGCGCTTACTTCGCTGTAG
- a CDS encoding DUF2318 domain-containing protein, whose translation MATQTAALPTHSRLQVFYFALGICLLAAVCVLMAAPAKAGPFGGLFSRETTVEIQNEAVSLPLAQIKEKASFYKVSVDGTDVVFFTLRDSAGRVRLALDACDACWQAGKGYKQAGDTMVCQKCGMVFPTERIGMRKGGCNPHPVSFTVSGDAVVIPAAELRDGVRFFRGL comes from the coding sequence ATGGCAACCCAAACAGCAGCCCTGCCCACCCACAGCCGGTTGCAGGTCTTTTATTTTGCCCTCGGCATCTGCCTGCTTGCCGCCGTCTGTGTGCTCATGGCGGCTCCGGCCAAGGCCGGTCCTTTCGGCGGTCTTTTCAGCCGTGAAACAACAGTGGAAATACAGAATGAAGCCGTAAGTCTGCCCCTCGCCCAGATCAAAGAAAAGGCGTCTTTTTACAAAGTCAGCGTAGACGGAACCGACGTTGTTTTCTTTACCCTGCGTGACTCCGCAGGCAGGGTGCGGCTGGCACTGGACGCCTGTGACGCCTGCTGGCAGGCTGGCAAAGGCTATAAGCAGGCAGGGGACACAATGGTCTGCCAGAAATGCGGCATGGTCTTTCCCACCGAGCGCATCGGCATGCGCAAGGGCGGCTGCAATCCTCACCCTGTAAGTTTTACGGTTTCGGGAGATGCCGTTGTTATCCCGGCAGCGGAGCTGCGGGACGGCGTCAGATTTTTCAGGGGCCTGTAG
- a CDS encoding FAD/NAD(P)-binding protein: MLREITARPQPTGNPYLPMTATVAEVIQETGNIRTLRVVLDDTETMKNFVHEPGQVGQLSVFGAGESTFVINSPPSQKDYLQFSVMQAGEVTAAIHRLSPGDKVGVRAPLGNFFPYNDWKGKDVFFVGGGIGMAPIRTIMLHVLENRKDYGKVSLLYGARTPRDMAFSYEAEEWLRRDDLDCTLCIDAPFEGWEHKVGLIPNVLTELNPDPKNCVAVLCGPPIMIKFTVQALEKLNFAPENIVTTLEKRMKCGIGICGRCNIGGRYVCVDGPVFTWKELQELPPEL; encoded by the coding sequence ATGCTGCGTGAAATAACGGCCCGTCCGCAACCCACGGGCAACCCCTATCTGCCTATGACCGCCACCGTGGCTGAAGTTATTCAGGAAACCGGCAATATCCGCACCCTGCGCGTGGTGCTGGACGATACCGAAACCATGAAGAATTTCGTTCACGAACCGGGGCAGGTGGGGCAACTTTCTGTTTTCGGCGCGGGCGAATCCACCTTTGTTATCAACTCGCCGCCGTCACAGAAAGACTATCTGCAATTCTCGGTCATGCAGGCCGGAGAAGTGACCGCAGCCATCCACCGCCTGTCGCCCGGCGACAAGGTCGGTGTACGTGCACCGCTGGGTAACTTCTTTCCCTACAACGACTGGAAGGGCAAAGACGTCTTCTTTGTGGGTGGCGGCATCGGCATGGCCCCCATCCGCACCATCATGCTGCACGTGCTGGAAAACAGGAAAGACTACGGCAAGGTGAGTCTGCTCTACGGCGCGCGTACCCCACGCGACATGGCCTTCAGCTATGAAGCCGAAGAATGGCTGCGCCGTGACGACCTGGACTGCACACTCTGCATCGATGCGCCCTTTGAGGGTTGGGAACACAAGGTGGGCCTCATCCCTAACGTGCTCACCGAACTGAACCCCGACCCCAAAAACTGCGTGGCCGTGCTCTGCGGGCCGCCCATCATGATCAAGTTTACCGTGCAGGCGCTGGAAAAGCTGAACTTCGCCCCGGAAAACATCGTGACCACACTGGAAAAGCGCATGAAATGCGGCATCGGCATCTGCGGACGCTGCAATATCGGCGGGCGCTACGTCTGTGTGGACGGCCCGGTGTTTACCTGGAAAGAACTTCAGGAACTGCCGCCGGAACTGTAG
- a CDS encoding 4Fe-4S dicluster domain-containing protein — MSMTRFVTPDGLPAFLAFLSQQGNRVLVPVEKPAAKHSVVFEAWEEGKPFTLAKATVPAKEAVLPQCETLVSYKKSKDPENPARISIQVDDTPQAEATVVFATRPCDARGYAILDRPYLNGPFADPYYRARRDALTVISLTCNSGCNTCFCHWVGGGPTSPEGSDILMTEIEGGYVLQAITPKGEALLSASSLEDGGDRFGKVEEVRKAAWASLVPAPNIKEAPQKLAAMFTDVEFWQNQTDRCLSCGACTYFCPTCYCFNITDEGEGLSEKGGRRLRSWDNCMSSLFTREASGHNPRTTKALRMRNRVSHKYSTYPENWGSFSCSGCGRCISNCPVCLDIRAIVLAALEAKQDKAE; from the coding sequence ATGAGCATGACCCGCTTTGTAACCCCCGACGGCCTGCCTGCCTTTCTGGCCTTTCTCTCGCAACAGGGTAACCGCGTGCTTGTTCCCGTGGAAAAGCCCGCGGCCAAACACTCCGTGGTTTTTGAAGCCTGGGAAGAAGGCAAGCCCTTTACCCTTGCAAAAGCCACCGTGCCTGCCAAGGAGGCCGTGCTGCCCCAGTGTGAAACCCTGGTAAGCTACAAAAAAAGCAAAGACCCGGAAAATCCGGCCCGCATCTCCATACAGGTGGACGATACGCCGCAGGCCGAAGCCACCGTGGTTTTTGCCACCCGCCCCTGCGATGCGCGCGGCTACGCCATCCTTGACCGGCCCTACCTTAACGGCCCCTTTGCCGACCCCTATTACAGGGCCAGGCGCGATGCTCTTACGGTCATCAGCCTTACCTGCAATTCGGGCTGCAATACCTGCTTCTGCCACTGGGTTGGCGGCGGCCCCACCTCGCCCGAAGGTTCGGACATTCTCATGACCGAAATCGAGGGCGGCTATGTGCTCCAGGCCATCACGCCCAAGGGCGAAGCGCTGCTTTCCGCCTCTTCGCTTGAAGACGGCGGCGACCGCTTCGGCAAGGTGGAGGAAGTACGCAAGGCGGCCTGGGCCAGCCTTGTGCCTGCCCCCAACATCAAAGAGGCCCCGCAAAAGCTGGCGGCCATGTTCACGGATGTGGAGTTCTGGCAAAACCAGACTGACCGCTGCCTGTCTTGCGGCGCCTGCACCTACTTCTGCCCCACCTGCTATTGCTTCAATATCACGGATGAAGGCGAAGGGCTGAGCGAAAAAGGCGGACGCCGCCTGCGCAGCTGGGACAACTGCATGTCATCCCTGTTCACGCGCGAGGCCAGCGGGCACAACCCCCGCACCACCAAGGCCCTGCGCATGCGCAACCGTGTTTCGCACAAGTACTCCACCTATCCTGAAAACTGGGGTTCGTTCTCCTGCAGCGGCTGTGGCCGGTGCATCAGCAACTGCCCCGTCTGTCTGGACATCCGCGCCATTGTGCTGGCAGCGCTGGAAGCCAAGCAAGACAAAGCCGAGTAG
- a CDS encoding hydrogenase iron-sulfur subunit has translation MPALEGKELRIVGFLCNWCSYGGADTAGVARATQPTDLRIIRVPCSGRIDPLFIVKALLNGADGVLVSGCHPRDCHYAAGNFYARRRLEVLKQFLPVLGIDDRRFEYTWVSASEGQRWQQVVTVFTDRIHKLGPAPRLEDPEPLLKIADMALTSLRPLGTGQNAALGELKEAIKAKLPELDFVIGWGEGYDAAHTVPIFMKTPEDVDKLVWGPLNVNNPAVYLPSFKGKKVGIVVKGCDSRSVVELLQEKLIRREDVTIFAMPCEGTLDMARVTQELGRYTSIDKVEYDEAGVTITADGKPHRFCMTDYAQGKCYGCTTPSAVLADTRLGTPAKVEAGPHTPPELALLDSMTLEERMAFWRGQMERCLRCYACRNACPMCVCRDFCVSDSRDPHWMTQEDSVKEKLFFQTIHAMHLAGRCTGCGECQRACPVGIPILALRQQIGRAVGQLFDGYKAGLNAEAVPPLLGYEVEEKNIHERDWK, from the coding sequence ATGCCAGCTTTAGAAGGCAAAGAACTGCGGATTGTGGGTTTTCTCTGCAACTGGTGCTCCTATGGCGGCGCCGACACAGCCGGTGTGGCCCGCGCCACCCAGCCCACAGATCTGCGTATCATCCGCGTGCCCTGCTCGGGCCGCATAGACCCGCTGTTTATCGTCAAGGCCCTGCTGAACGGGGCGGACGGCGTGCTGGTTTCCGGCTGCCACCCCCGCGACTGCCACTATGCGGCAGGCAACTTCTATGCCCGCCGCCGTCTTGAAGTGCTCAAGCAGTTTCTGCCCGTGCTTGGCATTGACGACCGCCGCTTTGAATACACCTGGGTTTCGGCATCCGAAGGCCAGCGCTGGCAGCAGGTGGTTACGGTCTTTACCGACCGCATCCACAAGCTCGGCCCCGCGCCCCGCCTGGAAGATCCCGAGCCGCTGCTCAAGATCGCCGACATGGCGCTTACCTCCCTGCGGCCCTTGGGCACAGGGCAAAACGCCGCCCTTGGCGAACTCAAGGAAGCCATCAAGGCCAAACTGCCCGAGCTGGACTTTGTCATCGGCTGGGGCGAAGGCTACGATGCCGCCCATACCGTGCCCATCTTCATGAAAACTCCCGAAGATGTGGACAAGCTCGTGTGGGGTCCGCTCAACGTCAACAACCCGGCCGTCTACCTGCCATCATTCAAGGGCAAAAAAGTGGGCATTGTGGTCAAGGGCTGTGACTCGCGCTCTGTGGTGGAGCTGCTGCAGGAAAAGCTTATCCGCCGTGAAGACGTGACCATTTTCGCCATGCCCTGTGAGGGCACGCTGGATATGGCCCGCGTTACCCAGGAGCTTGGGCGCTACACCAGTATCGACAAGGTGGAATATGACGAGGCCGGGGTTACCATTACGGCCGACGGCAAGCCCCACCGCTTCTGCATGACCGACTACGCCCAGGGCAAATGCTACGGCTGCACCACCCCCTCGGCCGTTCTTGCAGATACACGCCTGGGTACACCTGCAAAGGTGGAAGCCGGCCCCCACACCCCGCCCGAACTGGCCCTGCTCGATTCCATGACGCTTGAAGAGCGCATGGCCTTCTGGCGCGGCCAGATGGAGCGCTGCCTGCGCTGCTACGCCTGCCGCAATGCCTGCCCCATGTGCGTCTGCCGCGACTTCTGCGTTTCAGACAGCCGCGACCCGCACTGGATGACGCAGGAAGACAGCGTGAAGGAAAAACTGTTCTTCCAGACCATACACGCCATGCACCTTGCCGGGCGCTGCACGGGCTGCGGCGAATGCCAGCGGGCCTGCCCCGTGGGCATTCCCATTCTGGCCCTGCGCCAGCAGATCGGCCGTGCTGTGGGCCAGCTCTTTGACGGCTACAAGGCGGGCCTCAATGCCGAAGCCGTGCCGCCGCTGCTGGGCTATGAAGTGGAAGAAAAGAACATCCATGAGAGGGACTGGAAATGA
- a CDS encoding CoB--CoM heterodisulfide reductase iron-sulfur subunit A family protein, whose protein sequence is MRIGVFVCHCGSNIGGTVDCAKVAEIARTYPDVVYADDPMYTCAEPGQAAIEAAIHEHKLDGVVVASCSPRMHEPTFRRTVERAGLNRYMLEMANIREHVSWIGRDKEANTNKSAELVLLAVEKLRNNKPLLAKSFDVNKRVLVIGGGVAGIQAALDCADGGVPVVLVERDATIGGKMAKLDKTFPTVDCSACILGPKMVDVAQHSNITLYAYSEVEDISGYVGNFTVKIRKRATYVDWSLCTGCGACTEKCPSKKTPDAFNEEISNTTAITIAFPQAIPKKAVINAGHCRQFIKGKCGVCAKICPTGAIKYDMEDEIITEEVGSIVAATGYDLMDWTVYQEYGGGAYPDVITSLQYERLLNASGPTAGHIKRPSDGKEPKNIVFVQCVGSRDKSIGRPYCSGFCCMYTAKQAILTKDHIPDSQSYVFYMDIRAAGKMYDEFTRRTMEEYGTEYIRGRVSQIYPDGQGQLVVMGVDTLMGQAIEIKADLVVLAVGIEASKGAPQLAEKLRISYDSYGFFMESHVKLKPVETNTAGVYLAGVCQGTKDIPASVAQGSAAAAKVLALFAKDKLESDPQIAQVDMRRCVNCGKCIQCCPFGAIKEVEVRGEGKAQVIETVCQGCGLCTATCPQGAIQLSHATDNQILAEVNALCQL, encoded by the coding sequence ATGAGAATAGGCGTTTTCGTCTGCCATTGCGGCAGCAATATCGGCGGCACCGTTGACTGCGCCAAGGTGGCTGAGATTGCCCGCACCTACCCCGACGTGGTGTACGCCGACGACCCCATGTACACCTGTGCCGAACCCGGCCAGGCAGCCATTGAGGCAGCCATTCACGAGCACAAGCTTGACGGCGTTGTGGTGGCTTCCTGTTCGCCCCGCATGCACGAGCCGACCTTCCGCCGCACGGTGGAACGCGCGGGGCTCAACCGCTACATGCTCGAAATGGCGAATATTCGCGAGCATGTCTCGTGGATTGGCCGCGACAAGGAAGCCAATACCAACAAATCCGCCGAACTGGTCCTGCTGGCGGTTGAAAAGCTGCGCAACAACAAGCCGCTGCTCGCCAAAAGCTTTGACGTCAACAAGCGCGTGCTCGTCATCGGCGGCGGCGTGGCAGGCATTCAGGCCGCCCTTGACTGCGCCGACGGCGGCGTGCCCGTGGTGCTTGTGGAGCGTGATGCCACCATCGGCGGCAAAATGGCCAAGCTGGACAAGACCTTTCCCACGGTGGACTGCTCGGCCTGCATTCTCGGCCCCAAGATGGTCGACGTGGCCCAGCACTCCAACATCACGCTGTATGCTTATTCCGAGGTGGAAGACATCTCGGGCTATGTGGGCAACTTTACGGTGAAAATCCGCAAAAGGGCCACCTATGTGGACTGGAGCCTCTGCACCGGCTGCGGAGCCTGCACAGAAAAATGCCCCAGCAAAAAAACGCCTGACGCCTTTAACGAAGAGATCAGCAACACCACGGCCATCACCATTGCCTTTCCGCAGGCCATCCCCAAAAAGGCCGTCATCAACGCCGGGCACTGCCGCCAGTTCATCAAGGGCAAGTGCGGCGTATGCGCCAAAATATGCCCCACCGGGGCCATCAAGTATGACATGGAAGACGAGATCATAACCGAAGAGGTTGGCAGCATCGTGGCCGCCACCGGCTATGACCTCATGGACTGGACCGTGTACCAGGAATATGGCGGCGGCGCTTACCCCGACGTTATCACGTCCCTGCAGTACGAGCGGCTGCTCAATGCCTCCGGTCCCACTGCCGGGCATATCAAACGCCCCTCGGACGGCAAGGAACCCAAAAACATCGTTTTCGTGCAGTGTGTCGGCTCGCGCGACAAATCCATCGGGCGGCCCTACTGCTCCGGCTTCTGCTGCATGTATACGGCCAAGCAGGCCATCCTGACCAAGGACCACATCCCCGACTCCCAGTCCTATGTCTTCTATATGGACATCCGCGCCGCAGGCAAGATGTACGACGAGTTTACCCGCCGCACCATGGAAGAATACGGTACGGAATACATCCGCGGGCGCGTCTCGCAGATATACCCCGACGGTCAGGGCCAGCTCGTGGTTATGGGCGTAGACACGCTTATGGGGCAGGCCATTGAAATCAAGGCCGACCTTGTGGTTCTGGCTGTAGGTATCGAGGCCAGCAAGGGCGCACCTCAGCTGGCTGAAAAGCTGCGTATTTCATACGACAGCTACGGCTTTTTTATGGAAAGCCACGTCAAGCTCAAGCCTGTAGAAACCAATACCGCCGGTGTGTATCTGGCGGGCGTGTGCCAGGGGACCAAGGATATTCCCGCTTCCGTGGCCCAGGGTTCGGCTGCGGCCGCCAAGGTGCTGGCCCTCTTTGCCAAGGACAAGCTGGAAAGCGACCCGCAGATCGCCCAGGTGGACATGCGCCGCTGCGTCAACTGCGGCAAGTGCATCCAGTGCTGCCCCTTCGGAGCCATCAAGGAAGTGGAAGTCCGGGGCGAAGGTAAGGCCCAGGTTATTGAAACCGTGTGCCAGGGCTGCGGGCTTTGCACGGCCACCTGCCCCCAGGGGGCCATCCAGCTTTCACACGCCACAGACAACCAGATTCTTGCGGAGGTTAACGCGCTATGCCAGCTTTAG